One part of the Parabacteroides distasonis ATCC 8503 genome encodes these proteins:
- a CDS encoding class I SAM-dependent methyltransferase: protein MHSMLLTSDKDPMGAAIIDYLAHGKASKLRVFSSMFDEDEIPVNQLFRTFQEMPSLEQKALQLSTGKILDVGAGSGCHTLALQEMGKEVTAIDISPLSVEAMNKRGVKDARLQNFFDRSLTGPFDTILLLMNGSGIIGKLENLPAFFHRLKEVLARDGQLLLDSSDLSYLFEDEDGNLDIAPEDDYFGEIDFRMQYKSIKGDSFDWLYIDFNTLNLYARQAGFKAEKIENGEHYDYLARISYF from the coding sequence ATGCATTCAATGCTTCTTACATCCGATAAAGACCCGATGGGCGCCGCTATCATCGATTATCTCGCACATGGAAAAGCGAGTAAACTCCGTGTATTCTCCTCCATGTTCGATGAAGATGAGATTCCCGTGAATCAATTATTCCGGACTTTCCAAGAAATGCCCTCCTTGGAACAGAAAGCCCTTCAACTCAGTACAGGCAAAATATTGGATGTTGGTGCCGGAAGTGGATGCCACACCTTGGCTTTACAGGAAATGGGTAAAGAGGTTACCGCTATCGACATATCCCCTCTTTCCGTAGAGGCCATGAACAAACGGGGCGTAAAAGACGCCCGCTTACAGAATTTTTTTGACAGGAGCTTAACCGGACCATTCGATACCATTCTTCTCTTAATGAACGGTTCCGGGATTATCGGTAAACTGGAAAATCTCCCGGCTTTCTTTCACCGCTTAAAAGAGGTTCTAGCCCGGGACGGACAGCTTTTACTTGACTCTAGCGACTTAAGTTATTTATTTGAAGATGAAGACGGGAATCTGGATATCGCCCCCGAGGATGATTATTTCGGAGAGATCGATTTCCGCATGCAATATAAAAGTATCAAAGGGGATTCATTTGATTGGTTATATATAGATTTCAACACGCTGAATCTATACGCAAGGCAAGCCGGCTTTAAAGCGGAAAAAATAGAAAATGGGGAGCATTACGATTATCTAGCCCGTATCTCCTATTTTTAA
- the pyrF gene encoding orotidine-5'-phosphate decarboxylase has product MNKQQLFENIKKKQSFLCVGLDTDIKKIPQHLLSEEDPIFAFNKAIIDATADYCVAYKPNLAFYESLGTKGMMAFEKTVAYLRENYPDQFIIADAKRGDIGNTSEMYARSFFDHIKVDAVTVAPYMGEDSVKPFLIYPEAWVILLALTSNKGSHDFQMTEDANGERLFEKVLKKSQEWANDEQMMYVVGATQGKMFLDIRKQAPNHFLLVPGVGAQGGSLAEVAQYGMNDQCGLLVNSSRAIIYADKTEAFANVAREAAHAVQKEMAGYLHDKGIIPCKA; this is encoded by the coding sequence ATGAACAAACAACAGCTATTCGAGAATATTAAAAAGAAACAATCCTTCCTTTGTGTCGGATTAGATACAGATATAAAAAAGATCCCGCAACATCTATTGTCGGAAGAAGATCCTATTTTCGCATTCAATAAAGCGATCATCGACGCTACCGCCGATTATTGTGTCGCTTACAAGCCGAATCTGGCTTTTTACGAGAGCCTCGGCACAAAGGGTATGATGGCTTTTGAGAAGACTGTGGCTTACTTACGGGAGAATTATCCCGATCAATTTATCATCGCCGACGCGAAACGTGGTGATATCGGAAATACCTCCGAGATGTATGCCCGTTCTTTCTTCGATCATATCAAGGTAGATGCCGTAACGGTCGCTCCCTATATGGGCGAGGATAGCGTAAAACCATTCTTGATCTACCCGGAGGCTTGGGTAATCTTATTGGCCTTGACCTCCAATAAAGGCTCACATGATTTTCAAATGACGGAAGACGCAAATGGTGAACGTCTTTTCGAGAAAGTACTAAAGAAATCGCAAGAATGGGCTAACGATGAGCAAATGATGTATGTAGTGGGCGCTACCCAAGGCAAGATGTTCCTTGATATCCGTAAACAGGCCCCGAATCATTTCTTGTTAGTTCCGGGCGTAGGCGCTCAAGGTGGAAGCTTGGCGGAAGTAGCTCAATACGGGATGAACGACCAATGCGGTCTTTTGGTAAATTCTTCCCGTGCGATTATTTACGCAGATAAGACGGAGGCTTTCGCCAACGTAGCCCGTGAGGCGGCACATGCCGTACAGAAAGAAATGGCCGGTTATCTACATGATAAGGGAATTATTCCCTGCAAAGCATAG
- a CDS encoding glucosaminidase domain-containing protein, which translates to MRLSLHFLGILLLSLVCLSAGAESQRKLTSYQKYISKYSDLAIQHQKKYRIPASITLAQGLLESGAGQSDLARRSNNHFGIKCHSDWRGGRVYHDDDLRGECFRKYKRVEDSYDDHSRFLAERSRYERLFKLNIKDYKGWAKGLQKCGYATDRAYANKLIKVIEDYELYRFDSGKRKKKTSTKKQNLPVFNYQVYRTHGLIYVYAKDNDSFDQIARSMGFKAKQLMKFNEVPEDFPLQAGDIVYLEKKKKKADKPNYDHVVQVGESMHSIAQMYGIQIKSLYKMNKKDKDYIPEEGDVLKLR; encoded by the coding sequence ATGCGTTTATCCCTTCATTTTTTAGGTATATTATTATTGTCCCTCGTCTGTTTAAGCGCAGGGGCGGAAAGCCAGCGGAAGCTGACTTCCTATCAAAAATACATCAGTAAATACAGTGATTTGGCGATTCAACACCAAAAGAAATATCGCATTCCGGCAAGTATCACCTTAGCGCAAGGATTACTGGAATCCGGAGCTGGGCAAAGCGACTTGGCCAGACGCTCCAACAATCACTTCGGTATCAAATGCCATTCGGACTGGCGAGGCGGCAGGGTCTATCACGACGACGACCTGCGGGGAGAGTGCTTCCGGAAATACAAACGAGTAGAGGATTCTTATGATGACCATTCCCGCTTCCTCGCCGAACGCTCCCGCTACGAACGCCTGTTCAAATTAAACATCAAGGATTACAAAGGCTGGGCCAAAGGACTACAAAAATGCGGTTACGCCACCGATCGTGCTTACGCGAATAAATTAATCAAGGTTATCGAAGATTATGAGTTATACCGCTTTGACTCCGGTAAGAGAAAAAAGAAGACCTCTACCAAGAAGCAAAATCTTCCGGTGTTCAATTATCAAGTCTATCGTACCCACGGTTTGATCTATGTATACGCTAAGGATAACGACAGTTTCGACCAGATCGCCCGAAGCATGGGATTCAAGGCCAAGCAGTTGATGAAATTCAACGAGGTGCCTGAGGACTTCCCGTTGCAGGCAGGCGATATCGTATATCTGGAAAAGAAAAAGAAGAAAGCGGACAAGCCGAATTACGACCATGTGGTACAAGTCGGAGAGTCTATGCACAGTATTGCGCAGATGTACGGAATCCAGATCAAGAGTCTGTATAAAATGAATAAAAAAGACAAAGATTACATCCCGGAGGAAGGAGATGTCTTAAAACTTAGATAA
- the lpxD gene encoding UDP-3-O-(3-hydroxymyristoyl)glucosamine N-acyltransferase, which produces MEFSAQQIAGFLNGTIEGDPNVKVSNFSKIEEGKPGTLTFLANLKYAHHIYNTEASIVLVNNDFKPEQPIRATLVKVENAYAALAMLLNLVEQSKSKKKGVDSTAFIAASATVSDDCYVGNFAYIGEGVKMGKNCMVYPHAYIGDHVTVGDNCVFYPHATVYENCIIGNNCILHAGSVVGADGFGFAPEGETYKKIPQLGNVIIEDDVEIGANTTIDRAVMDSTIIHRGVKLDNLVQIAHNVEVGENTVMAAQVGIAGSVKVGKHCMFGGQVGLAGHIHVADHVVFGAQAGVISDVKEATTLLGAPAINAKNFMRSSAIFNRLPDIYRSLGQMQREIEQLKKEINKQ; this is translated from the coding sequence ATGGAGTTTTCAGCCCAACAAATTGCCGGCTTCCTGAACGGAACGATTGAAGGAGATCCGAACGTTAAAGTCAGCAACTTCTCTAAAATAGAAGAAGGAAAGCCAGGTACATTGACCTTTTTGGCGAATCTTAAATATGCGCATCATATTTATAATACCGAGGCAAGCATTGTTTTGGTGAATAATGATTTCAAACCGGAACAACCGATAAGAGCCACACTTGTAAAAGTAGAGAACGCTTATGCGGCGCTCGCGATGTTATTAAATTTGGTAGAGCAATCGAAGAGCAAAAAGAAGGGGGTTGATTCTACCGCTTTTATCGCCGCTTCCGCGACCGTGAGCGACGATTGTTATGTCGGTAACTTCGCCTACATCGGAGAAGGCGTAAAAATGGGTAAGAACTGTATGGTATACCCGCACGCTTATATCGGTGATCACGTGACGGTAGGAGATAACTGCGTATTCTATCCGCATGCCACCGTTTACGAGAATTGTATAATCGGCAATAATTGTATCCTTCATGCCGGTAGCGTAGTCGGGGCTGACGGTTTCGGATTCGCTCCCGAAGGTGAGACTTACAAGAAAATCCCGCAATTAGGCAACGTTATTATCGAGGATGATGTAGAGATCGGAGCCAATACGACAATTGACCGTGCGGTGATGGATTCTACGATCATTCACCGAGGCGTTAAGCTGGACAATCTCGTACAAATCGCTCATAACGTGGAGGTAGGCGAGAATACCGTGATGGCGGCGCAAGTCGGCATCGCCGGTTCCGTAAAAGTAGGAAAGCATTGTATGTTTGGCGGACAAGTTGGTTTGGCCGGACATATCCATGTGGCGGACCACGTCGTATTCGGAGCTCAGGCTGGCGTTATCAGCGACGTGAAGGAAGCGACGACATTGCTCGGGGCGCCGGCGATCAACGCTAAGAACTTCATGCGTTCCAGCGCGATCTTCAACCGTCTTCCGGATATATACCGCTCGCTGGGGCAAATGCAACGGGAGATCGAACAACTCAAGAAAGAAATTAATAAACAATAA
- the prfA gene encoding peptide chain release factor 1 has product MAENSLLGKLDGLVSRFEEVGTLITDPAVIADMKRFVKLNKEYRDLEKIVGARSEYVKVLNGIEEAKALLESEQDPEMREMAREELDTCNERIPALEEEIKLLLVPADPQDDKNAIVEIRGGTGGDEAALFAGDLYRMYVKYCELKGWKISVSSFSEGSSGGFKEIIFTVSGEKVYGTLKYESGVHRVQRVPATETQGRVHTSAATVAVLPEADEFDVEINEGEIKWDTFRSGGAGGQNVNKVESGVRLRYVWKNPITGVSEEILIECTETRDQPKNKERALTRLRSFIYDKEHQKYLDDIASKRKTMVSTGDRSAKIRTYNYPQGRITDHRINYTIYNLSAFMDGEIQDCLDHLIVAENAERLKESEL; this is encoded by the coding sequence ATGGCCGAAAATAGTTTACTTGGTAAATTAGACGGATTAGTGAGCCGTTTCGAGGAAGTCGGTACCCTTATTACCGACCCGGCGGTGATCGCCGACATGAAACGGTTCGTAAAACTGAACAAAGAGTACCGTGATTTGGAGAAAATTGTGGGAGCTCGTTCGGAATACGTGAAAGTATTGAACGGGATCGAGGAAGCGAAAGCCTTGCTTGAGTCCGAGCAAGATCCGGAAATGCGGGAAATGGCCCGTGAGGAGCTGGATACCTGCAACGAACGTATTCCCGCTTTGGAAGAAGAGATAAAATTATTGCTCGTTCCCGCTGATCCGCAAGACGACAAGAACGCGATCGTTGAGATACGAGGAGGAACGGGAGGTGACGAAGCCGCCCTTTTCGCCGGTGATCTATATCGTATGTACGTGAAGTATTGCGAACTGAAGGGATGGAAAATAAGCGTGTCTAGCTTTAGCGAAGGCTCGTCCGGCGGTTTTAAGGAAATCATCTTCACGGTATCGGGCGAGAAAGTATACGGAACGTTGAAGTATGAGTCCGGTGTACACCGTGTACAGCGTGTACCGGCTACGGAGACGCAAGGACGTGTACATACCTCCGCCGCTACAGTTGCCGTATTGCCTGAGGCGGATGAATTTGATGTTGAGATTAATGAAGGGGAGATTAAATGGGATACCTTCCGCTCCGGTGGGGCCGGTGGTCAGAACGTAAACAAGGTGGAATCAGGTGTCCGTCTGCGTTATGTCTGGAAGAACCCCATTACAGGTGTGAGTGAGGAAATCTTGATCGAATGTACGGAGACACGAGACCAACCGAAGAACAAAGAAAGGGCGCTTACCCGTCTTCGTTCGTTTATTTATGACAAGGAACACCAGAAATACTTGGACGATATCGCCAGCAAGCGTAAGACCATGGTATCTACCGGTGACCGCTCCGCGAAGATCCGTACGTACAATTACCCGCAAGGGCGTATCACGGATCACCGTATCAATTACACGATCTATAATCTTTCAGCCTTTATGGACGGTGAAATTCAAGATTGCTTGGATCACCTGATCGTAGCGGAGAACGCTGAGCGACTGAAAGAGTCTGAATTGTAA
- a CDS encoding AIR synthase related protein yields the protein MSDQRYNLRGVSASKEDVHNAIKNIDKGIFPKAFCKIIPDILGGDPEYCNIMHADGAGTKSSLAYMYWKETGDLSVWKGIAQDALIMNIDDLLCVGAVDNILVSSTIGRNKLLVPGEVISAIINGTDELLAELREMGVGCYATGGETADVGDLVRTIIVDSTVTCRMKRSDVIDNKNIQGGDVIVGLASSGQATYEKEYNGGMGSNGLTSARHDVFSKYLAKKYPESYDAAVPKELVYSGGLKLTDKIEELGIDAGKMVLSPTRTYAPVIKVLLDKLRSQIHGMVHCSGGAQTKVMHFVENKRVTKDNLFPIPPLFRTIQEQSGTDWSEMYKVFNMGHRMEIYIAPEHAEEVIGISKSFGIDAQIVGFVEEADKNELIIESEKGRFTY from the coding sequence ATGAGTGATCAACGTTATAACCTGCGAGGCGTTTCCGCTTCAAAAGAAGATGTTCACAATGCGATAAAGAACATCGATAAGGGAATTTTTCCGAAAGCGTTCTGTAAGATCATCCCCGATATCTTAGGCGGTGATCCTGAATATTGTAATATTATGCACGCGGATGGCGCCGGTACCAAATCGTCCTTGGCGTATATGTACTGGAAAGAGACCGGAGATCTTTCGGTGTGGAAAGGTATCGCCCAAGACGCTCTTATCATGAATATCGACGACCTGCTCTGCGTAGGTGCCGTAGACAATATCTTGGTCTCTTCTACAATTGGACGTAACAAGCTGTTGGTTCCGGGCGAGGTGATCTCGGCGATCATCAATGGAACAGATGAGTTGCTGGCAGAGTTACGTGAGATGGGCGTTGGTTGCTACGCGACAGGTGGCGAGACCGCAGACGTTGGCGACTTAGTTCGTACCATCATCGTAGATAGTACGGTCACTTGCCGCATGAAACGTTCGGACGTAATCGATAATAAGAATATCCAAGGAGGAGACGTGATCGTAGGTCTGGCATCTTCCGGACAAGCCACTTACGAGAAAGAATACAATGGAGGTATGGGTAGCAACGGCTTGACCTCTGCCCGCCATGATGTTTTCTCTAAGTATTTAGCGAAAAAATATCCGGAAAGCTACGATGCCGCCGTTCCCAAAGAATTGGTTTACTCCGGAGGATTGAAACTTACGGATAAGATCGAGGAATTAGGGATCGATGCCGGAAAGATGGTGCTTTCGCCTACACGTACCTATGCGCCGGTAATTAAGGTATTGCTTGATAAACTACGCTCTCAAATCCATGGTATGGTACATTGTTCGGGAGGGGCCCAGACAAAAGTCATGCATTTCGTAGAGAACAAGCGTGTAACTAAGGACAATCTCTTCCCTATCCCACCGTTATTCCGCACGATTCAGGAGCAGAGCGGTACGGACTGGAGCGAGATGTACAAGGTATTCAATATGGGACACCGGATGGAGATATACATCGCTCCCGAGCATGCGGAAGAAGTAATCGGCATCTCAAAAAGCTTTGGTATTGATGCGCAAATCGTGGGCTTCGTAGAGGAAGCTGATAAAAATGAATTGATTATCGAAAGCGAGAAAGGTCGCTTCACCTATTAA
- the cdd gene encoding cytidine deaminase, with translation MKELKLETRVEVYAVGELDNIYRQLYEAAFEASKKAYAPYSKFHVGAAVLLENGEILSGNNQENAAYPSGLCAERTTLFYAGARYPDAAVQILAIAAMKDGERVDLITPCGACRQVMLETEQRYNKPMKVLLCGKEEAYLVPSATALLPFCFSKSDLI, from the coding sequence ATGAAAGAATTGAAATTAGAGACCCGGGTAGAGGTCTATGCGGTAGGAGAATTGGACAATATATATAGGCAATTGTACGAGGCCGCTTTTGAAGCCTCGAAAAAAGCTTATGCTCCTTATTCCAAGTTTCATGTGGGAGCGGCGGTTCTATTGGAGAATGGGGAGATACTTTCCGGAAATAATCAGGAAAACGCAGCCTATCCGTCTGGGCTTTGTGCGGAGCGGACCACCTTATTTTATGCGGGAGCACGTTATCCGGATGCGGCAGTTCAGATTTTGGCGATCGCGGCTATGAAGGATGGGGAACGTGTGGATCTTATCACGCCTTGTGGTGCCTGCCGGCAAGTGATGTTGGAAACCGAGCAACGTTATAACAAACCTATGAAAGTCCTTCTTTGTGGAAAAGAGGAAGCGTATCTCGTTCCGAGCGCAACGGCCTTGTTGCCGTTTTGTTTCAGTAAGTCTGATTTGATCTGA